A stretch of the Acidimicrobiales bacterium genome encodes the following:
- a CDS encoding helix-turn-helix domain-containing protein, which translates to MKQRRSVDELAKAILRAAEAALAPEDVRFERGSERPLGHKGRRTRTTILKAAADVFQQAGWNRASIAAIADRAGVGVGTVYQYFRSKEEMVAAIVGEWTVRSLTEVKAWNPEEGIDGLRRLIHRFVTIYATTAGFQQLWEEVSLVDPALGRLRDDVTELFVNLFAESFVAASKARILDAGPDPVETSRAVNAMIERYCLQVFVRHTRTVTPNQAADLLTDLVFGALRVKA; encoded by the coding sequence ATGAAGCAGAGGCGGTCGGTAGACGAACTGGCAAAGGCGATACTCCGAGCAGCCGAGGCTGCGCTCGCCCCGGAGGATGTGCGCTTCGAACGCGGGTCCGAACGGCCTTTGGGACACAAAGGGCGCCGGACGCGAACGACCATTCTGAAGGCGGCCGCGGACGTTTTCCAGCAGGCGGGCTGGAACCGAGCGAGCATCGCCGCGATCGCCGACCGGGCTGGAGTCGGTGTCGGGACCGTCTACCAGTACTTCCGCTCGAAAGAGGAGATGGTCGCCGCCATCGTCGGCGAGTGGACGGTGAGATCGCTGACCGAGGTCAAGGCCTGGAACCCGGAGGAAGGGATTGACGGTCTGCGCCGGCTCATCCACCGGTTCGTGACTATCTACGCCACGACCGCCGGTTTCCAGCAACTTTGGGAAGAGGTCAGCCTGGTGGATCCCGCGCTCGGGAGGCTGCGCGACGACGTAACAGAGCTGTTCGTCAACTTGTTCGCCGAATCGTTCGTGGCAGCGTCGAAAGCTCGCATTCTCGACGCCGGCCCGGATCCGGTGGAAACCTCGCGCGCAGTGAACGCAATGATCGAGCGCTACTGCCTTCAGGTGTTCGTGCGCCATACGAGAACGGTGACTCCCAACCAGGCCGCGGACCTGTTGACCGATCTGGTATTCGGAGCTCTTCGGGTGAAGGCATGA
- a CDS encoding ABC transporter ATP-binding protein — MSSAPLLEVDGIAKRFGGVVALDGVSFAVGDEEVVGMIGANGAGKTTAFDAISGFVQPDRGSMVLRSADGSLVDLAALPAHHRALLGVGRTFQNARLFGSLSVLDNLRTVQHSRASTGFWSSVFGLGRREEREIADRARDVLVLVGLEAHLDKPVQELSYGMLRLCELACVVALGPRLLLLDEPSSGMAQREVEALPPILESVRAHLRASIVLVEHDMPFVLKMSDRIVAMAKGAVIASGSPADVLSNPAVVESYLGDQWRSESSRPARRSRKKVVPSGA; from the coding sequence ATGAGTTCCGCTCCCCTGTTGGAAGTCGACGGCATCGCCAAACGTTTCGGCGGTGTGGTGGCGTTGGACGGCGTCAGCTTCGCGGTCGGCGACGAGGAGGTCGTCGGGATGATCGGTGCCAACGGCGCCGGCAAGACGACCGCGTTCGACGCCATATCAGGGTTCGTTCAACCTGATCGGGGGTCGATGGTCCTCCGCTCCGCGGACGGGTCGTTGGTCGACCTCGCTGCGCTGCCCGCCCACCATCGTGCACTGCTCGGCGTGGGCCGGACCTTCCAGAACGCTCGGCTGTTCGGATCCTTGTCCGTCCTCGACAACCTGAGGACGGTTCAGCATTCGCGGGCATCCACCGGCTTCTGGTCGAGTGTGTTCGGGCTGGGCCGGCGGGAGGAGCGAGAGATCGCCGATCGGGCGCGGGACGTGCTCGTCCTGGTCGGGCTCGAAGCTCATCTGGACAAGCCGGTTCAGGAACTGTCGTACGGGATGTTGCGGTTGTGCGAGCTGGCGTGCGTGGTCGCGCTGGGCCCCCGATTGTTGTTGCTCGACGAGCCGTCCAGCGGGATGGCTCAACGGGAGGTCGAGGCGCTCCCGCCGATCCTCGAGTCGGTCAGGGCCCATCTGCGGGCGTCGATCGTGTTGGTGGAGCACGACATGCCGTTCGTGCTGAAGATGTCCGATCGGATCGTCGCCATGGCCAAGGGCGCCGTCATCGCGTCCGGTTCGCCGGCGGACGTGCTTTCCAATCCTGCGGTCGTTGAGAGCTATCTGGGTGATCAGTGGCGGTCAGAGTCATCGAGGCCCGCTCGCAGGTCCCGCAAGAAGGTGGTGCCATCCGGTGCTTGA
- a CDS encoding DUF6285 domain-containing protein: MSDEPYGVPAAAELVEAAVEFLEKDVAGELSGRRRFHLRVAVNALNIVKRQLELNDAHASVRERALSSVGVTSERELAGAIRAGELDGNEELRGALRTLVTARLQVNNPTYLETYT, translated from the coding sequence GTGAGCGATGAACCCTACGGGGTCCCAGCCGCAGCCGAGCTCGTCGAAGCAGCGGTCGAGTTTTTGGAAAAAGACGTCGCCGGTGAGCTGTCGGGCCGGCGCCGTTTCCACCTGCGGGTCGCGGTCAACGCGCTGAACATCGTGAAGCGGCAGCTCGAACTCAACGACGCGCACGCATCAGTCCGTGAACGGGCCCTGTCAAGCGTTGGGGTCACATCCGAACGGGAGCTGGCCGGCGCGATCCGAGCCGGCGAGCTGGACGGCAACGAGGAGCTCCGCGGCGCATTACGGACGCTCGTAACTGCGCGCCTGCAAGTCAACAACCCCACCTACCTGGAGACCTATACCTAA
- a CDS encoding phosphotransferase family protein, whose amino-acid sequence MTDLAGDPRPLQEVLEKALGPHPSPPANLLRLSAGATSAIWSFEYGDPPTGYILRVAAQGSNRVPISTEAAAMEAARSAGVPVPPILTAGDDSDPFGRPYMIMQRIEGETLARHILRDEEFAGARTNFAGQCGRILARLRTTDQQDVPGLAYDDQLDRWTEILRLTDAPVPTFEWALRYLQRERPPENDPTVVHGDFRLGNLIVGPEGVRAVLDWELVHLGDPMEDLGWLCARPWRFRGPKPVGGMGEYTDLLDAYEKESGIQVDIDQLRWWEVFATLRWGIICLLQAARHLTGSERSVELATIGRRVAETELDLLDCVP is encoded by the coding sequence ATGACCGACCTCGCCGGCGACCCCCGGCCGCTCCAGGAAGTTCTTGAGAAGGCGCTGGGTCCGCACCCGTCGCCGCCCGCCAACCTTCTGCGCCTCTCCGCCGGTGCCACCAGCGCGATCTGGTCGTTCGAATACGGGGACCCTCCTACGGGCTACATCCTCCGTGTCGCCGCGCAGGGGTCCAACCGGGTTCCGATAAGCACCGAGGCGGCGGCGATGGAAGCAGCACGGTCGGCGGGGGTTCCCGTGCCTCCCATCTTGACCGCCGGTGACGATTCCGACCCCTTCGGGCGCCCGTACATGATCATGCAACGGATCGAGGGCGAGACTCTGGCCCGCCACATATTGAGGGACGAGGAGTTCGCCGGGGCACGAACCAACTTCGCGGGCCAGTGCGGTCGGATCCTTGCCCGCCTGCGGACCACCGATCAGCAGGACGTTCCGGGACTTGCCTACGACGACCAGCTGGACCGATGGACCGAGATCCTTCGGCTCACCGACGCACCCGTACCGACATTCGAGTGGGCGCTGCGCTATCTCCAACGCGAACGACCACCGGAAAACGACCCGACCGTCGTTCACGGCGATTTCCGGCTCGGCAACCTCATCGTCGGGCCGGAAGGCGTCAGGGCGGTGCTCGACTGGGAGCTTGTCCACCTGGGAGATCCCATGGAGGATCTCGGCTGGCTGTGCGCCCGCCCGTGGCGTTTTCGGGGACCCAAGCCGGTCGGCGGGATGGGGGAGTACACCGATCTTCTCGACGCTTACGAAAAGGAAAGCGGCATCCAGGTGGACATCGACCAGCTGCGATGGTGGGAGGTCTTCGCCACGCTTCGCTGGGGGATCATCTGCCTGCTACAGGCCGCGAGGCATCTGACCGGTTCGGAGCGATCGGTCGAGCTGGCGACCATAGGGAGGCGCGTCGCTGAGACCGAACTCGACCTGCTGGACTGCGTCCCGTGA
- a CDS encoding phosphotransferase yields the protein MTSLAPDRSGLPIAEAPDQLTEGWMTDALRWAGVISDQVGVSQVTHEMIGTGQMSGSARLTLRYDRPTTAPSTIIAKLPSADPTSRATALALGSYENEVRFYQQIAPRVEIRTPRVFYADIDVATAAFVLLLEDLHPARTGDQLAGCDLQEARVAIDELVGLHAPVWGDPWLEQLPWLHRDRAQQQMFLLGLLPQLWSGFNDRYRDRLGPDVRSAGGVLFERLDAYVHADTEPWTVVHGDYRLDNLLFNPDTTKVAVVDWQTCTHGPAMQDVAYFIGAGLMPDTRREAEHDLVGRYHRGLLAAGIGSYDWDRCWHDYRRLTWAGLVMAVAASMLVEQTDRGDEMFMAMAQRHARHALDLGADRLLRAQ from the coding sequence ATGACTTCCCTGGCCCCGGACCGCTCGGGTCTTCCGATTGCTGAGGCGCCGGACCAGCTCACTGAGGGCTGGATGACCGATGCCCTGCGATGGGCCGGAGTCATCTCCGACCAAGTCGGGGTGAGCCAGGTCACTCACGAAATGATCGGGACCGGCCAGATGTCGGGCAGCGCCCGGCTAACCCTTCGCTACGACCGGCCCACGACAGCCCCTTCGACCATCATCGCCAAGCTTCCGTCGGCCGATCCGACCAGCCGTGCCACGGCGCTCGCCCTGGGCAGCTACGAGAACGAAGTGCGCTTCTACCAGCAGATCGCCCCCCGCGTGGAGATCCGCACGCCGCGCGTCTTCTACGCCGACATCGACGTGGCCACCGCGGCGTTTGTCCTGTTGCTCGAGGATCTGCATCCCGCCCGCACCGGGGATCAGCTTGCCGGTTGCGACCTGCAAGAAGCGAGGGTTGCGATCGACGAGCTCGTAGGACTCCATGCCCCGGTGTGGGGAGATCCCTGGCTCGAGCAGTTGCCGTGGCTCCATCGCGACCGTGCGCAGCAGCAGATGTTCTTGCTCGGTCTGCTTCCGCAGCTGTGGTCTGGATTCAACGACCGATACCGAGACCGGCTCGGGCCGGACGTACGAAGCGCGGGCGGCGTCCTCTTCGAACGACTCGACGCGTACGTGCATGCAGACACTGAGCCGTGGACAGTGGTCCATGGTGATTACCGGCTCGACAACCTGCTCTTCAACCCTGACACTACGAAGGTCGCGGTCGTGGACTGGCAAACATGTACTCACGGACCGGCGATGCAGGACGTCGCCTACTTCATAGGGGCCGGTCTGATGCCCGACACGCGACGAGAAGCAGAGCATGACCTGGTCGGGCGCTACCACCGGGGTCTCCTGGCCGCGGGGATCGGTAGCTACGACTGGGACCGGTGCTGGCACGACTACCGCCGGCTGACCTGGGCAGGCCTGGTCATGGCCGTCGCAGCATCGATGCTCGTCGAACAGACCGACCGCGGTGACGAGATGTTCATGGCGATGGCTCAACGTCACGCCCGCCACGCGCTGGACCTGGGCGCCGACCGGCTTCTGCGAGCCCAATGA
- a CDS encoding ABC transporter ATP-binding protein, with translation MLDVRGLEVSYGAIRVIDGVDVSVRPGEIVALLGTNGAGKSTILKAVSGIIPIGAGSISFDGMELAGAAPEVVVRAGVGHVPGGRGLLSSLTVEENLRLGGHLLSRSSLGRAVEEAASLFPWMAERRRQTAGTLSGGEQQMLAIARALVSSPRLLMVDELSLGLAPAVVDDLIALLRRLRDDRGVAILLVEQHVTLALSVAERAYFLERGQVRFEGPSADLLERDDLLRSVFLQGAPAEQRASALERL, from the coding sequence GTGCTTGATGTCCGCGGGCTGGAGGTCTCCTACGGCGCGATCCGGGTGATCGACGGAGTCGACGTAAGCGTGCGTCCCGGAGAGATCGTCGCCCTGCTCGGCACGAACGGCGCCGGCAAGTCGACGATCTTGAAGGCCGTGTCGGGAATCATCCCCATCGGCGCCGGGAGCATTTCTTTCGATGGCATGGAGCTCGCAGGTGCGGCCCCGGAGGTGGTGGTCCGCGCTGGAGTGGGTCACGTGCCCGGTGGAAGGGGGCTTCTGTCGTCGTTGACCGTGGAGGAGAACCTGCGGCTGGGCGGTCATCTGCTTTCACGGTCTTCGCTGGGAAGGGCCGTCGAAGAGGCGGCTTCCCTTTTTCCTTGGATGGCCGAAAGGCGCAGGCAGACGGCCGGAACGCTGTCGGGTGGGGAACAGCAGATGCTGGCGATCGCTCGCGCGCTGGTTTCCTCGCCGCGCTTGCTGATGGTGGACGAGCTCTCACTGGGGCTGGCGCCGGCCGTCGTCGATGATCTCATCGCGTTGCTTCGTCGGCTTCGGGACGACCGCGGCGTGGCGATCCTGCTTGTGGAGCAGCACGTGACCCTCGCCTTGTCCGTCGCAGAACGGGCGTACTTCCTCGAACGCGGCCAGGTACGTTTCGAGGGTCCGAGCGCTGACCTGCTCGAGCGGGACGATTTGCTGAGGTCGGTCTTCCTACAGGGCGCGCCGGCGGAACAGCGGGCGTCGGCGCTCGAGCGGTTGTAG
- a CDS encoding ABC transporter permease — MRLALPTVIALGAIAGAVYSIMALGIVAMFKATRVPNFAFGATATFIALFHYQAVGGHTYGLHIHAWFFHLNWHEHFHPQFWQMVPISLALAALVGLAVERLVMRPFAESPTIALIIVSVALYLVITGISGKLFGLNDRFVTGNEAPFSRAHTVHVLGVYLTYERLGILLISLAIAAAIFAFFRYARTGLAIRALAASRDVTQLCGVSARRLSVLTWVVGTMLAGMIGILLSAEQVTLNTTNLTVTSVAGFIAAVIGGMTSLPIAFGAGIGLGIVQELVQAYYPSGGIHFLGHTFSQTGMPEAVSVLLALAVLVSRPRWIFGGSREDEDSGVTLRPLSQLPLLARAFDPVQGWRSWRSALGLDWTSVDEGRGRLVRRGLGVVLAAVLLGWPLVGLNHDVYGLDFTIGLVYFLLALSLVVLTGWVGQISLAQGAFIAVGGVGTLIGANSLHLPFPLPVVFAALFSMPFSLLIGIPALRLRGLYLAIATLAFGYGASRLVAGNLSLGRGTAPVVNLFGWHARTTLEEYYCLAAIALAVTLLCWRVSKTRPGRAFFAVRDSEAVASAYGINTTRTKIAGFVLAGAVAAVAGSVLTYVIGQPGQGYTDIFFSITWLAYAVVAGIGSIGGAALAAGVFGLLPLVFTSRASATSTGSGSLIVAGVLLILVMIINPGGIASMLRFVRRRATVHGESPASETVSISPVVGR, encoded by the coding sequence ATGCGCCTCGCACTGCCCACCGTTATCGCCCTGGGTGCCATCGCCGGGGCCGTGTACTCGATCATGGCGCTGGGAATCGTGGCGATGTTCAAGGCCACCAGGGTTCCGAACTTTGCTTTCGGGGCGACCGCGACGTTCATCGCGCTCTTTCACTATCAGGCCGTCGGCGGCCACACCTACGGGCTCCACATCCACGCGTGGTTTTTTCACCTGAACTGGCACGAACACTTCCATCCGCAGTTCTGGCAGATGGTTCCGATCAGCCTCGCCCTCGCGGCGCTCGTCGGGCTGGCGGTGGAACGGCTGGTCATGCGACCATTCGCCGAGTCCCCCACCATCGCCCTGATTATCGTCTCAGTCGCGCTGTACCTGGTGATAACGGGGATATCTGGGAAGCTCTTCGGCCTCAACGATCGCTTCGTTACGGGCAACGAAGCGCCTTTCTCGAGAGCGCACACGGTGCACGTGCTCGGTGTGTACCTCACATACGAGCGGCTCGGGATCCTGTTGATCAGCCTCGCGATCGCGGCGGCGATCTTCGCCTTCTTCCGCTACGCCCGCACCGGGCTGGCGATCCGGGCTCTCGCGGCGAGCCGTGATGTCACCCAACTCTGTGGTGTTTCGGCGCGGCGCCTGTCGGTGCTCACCTGGGTCGTAGGGACCATGCTCGCCGGGATGATCGGGATCCTCCTGTCGGCGGAGCAGGTGACATTGAACACGACCAACCTGACTGTGACCTCGGTCGCCGGTTTCATCGCCGCAGTGATCGGCGGGATGACCTCGCTGCCGATCGCCTTCGGCGCCGGGATCGGACTCGGCATCGTGCAGGAGCTGGTCCAGGCCTACTACCCGTCAGGCGGCATCCACTTCCTCGGCCACACATTCAGCCAAACCGGCATGCCTGAGGCGGTGAGTGTGCTCCTGGCGTTGGCGGTGCTGGTATCCCGGCCGAGATGGATCTTCGGAGGTTCTCGCGAAGACGAGGACTCGGGTGTCACCTTGCGGCCGCTGTCGCAGCTGCCCCTTCTCGCTCGCGCCTTCGATCCGGTTCAGGGCTGGAGATCTTGGCGATCGGCCCTCGGCCTCGATTGGACGTCAGTGGACGAGGGTCGTGGCCGGCTGGTGCGCCGCGGCTTGGGCGTTGTGCTTGCCGCCGTGCTCCTCGGCTGGCCGTTGGTGGGGCTGAACCACGATGTGTACGGGCTCGACTTCACCATCGGGCTGGTGTACTTCCTTCTGGCTCTGTCGCTGGTCGTGTTGACGGGGTGGGTTGGCCAGATCAGCCTCGCGCAGGGCGCTTTCATCGCTGTTGGTGGGGTCGGGACGTTGATCGGCGCGAACAGCCTGCACTTGCCGTTCCCGCTTCCCGTGGTGTTCGCAGCGTTGTTTTCGATGCCGTTCAGCCTCCTGATCGGAATCCCCGCGCTGCGCTTGCGAGGCTTGTACCTGGCCATCGCGACATTGGCGTTTGGGTACGGCGCTTCCCGGCTCGTCGCCGGAAATCTGAGTCTGGGTCGCGGCACAGCTCCAGTCGTCAACCTGTTCGGCTGGCACGCGCGGACGACGTTGGAGGAGTACTACTGCCTCGCAGCGATCGCCTTGGCTGTCACGTTGCTCTGCTGGAGGGTGTCGAAGACTCGCCCGGGCCGTGCCTTCTTCGCGGTCCGCGACTCGGAAGCCGTCGCTTCTGCCTACGGGATCAACACCACGAGGACAAAGATCGCCGGATTCGTGCTCGCCGGCGCCGTCGCAGCGGTAGCCGGGTCGGTGCTCACGTATGTCATCGGCCAACCAGGCCAGGGATACACGGACATCTTCTTCTCGATCACCTGGCTTGCCTATGCGGTCGTGGCGGGCATCGGCTCGATCGGGGGCGCCGCGCTGGCGGCGGGAGTCTTCGGGCTCCTCCCGCTGGTGTTCACATCCCGTGCAAGCGCTACTAGCACCGGATCGGGGTCGCTCATCGTCGCGGGCGTCCTCCTGATTCTCGTGATGATCATCAACCCCGGTGGGATCGCCTCGATGCTGCGGTTCGTGCGCCGGCGCGCCACCGTACACGGCGAATCGCCGGCGTCAGAGACCGTTTCCATCAGTCCGGTGGTCGGTCGATGA
- a CDS encoding DUF222 domain-containing protein yields the protein MSLLLEERTGEWLVAHRLEMERGEAVWLQRLAEFDLTGEWAADGQYTCVDWLSWRLKMARSTAYEKLQVAHELRRRPIIAAAFQEGSLSYSAVRVITRIENPDPEVDEALVDLAEAGTVADLEKAARFYKLHADQERPLRSLAPPQTLGVRSNRDGTATLQITLPEVEIEELLAIVRAFVDRADAFGKSNFSGLWPAPAVDESAAAESPADDCGLHDEAVDDSAAADCQLDPADEAPLWTRMARAFVDMARVALQHIDGPPIAGADRYMVHLVVQDGHTFMLDGTPIEDDLANRIACEASTVTHLVGEGGEPLALGRKTREWSTAQRRAIIVRDGGICRFPGCTHRQFVDIHHHHWWSKGGPTDVANGYLQCTHHHDLIHKGGYIVEGEPNGVLTFYRPDRTLIGTSQPRRPVVAAITTHQPCAG from the coding sequence TTGAGCTTGTTGCTCGAAGAACGGACCGGTGAGTGGCTGGTTGCTCATCGGTTGGAAATGGAGCGCGGCGAGGCGGTCTGGCTCCAGCGCCTGGCGGAGTTCGACTTGACCGGTGAATGGGCTGCAGATGGTCAGTACACGTGCGTCGACTGGCTTTCATGGCGGTTGAAGATGGCCCGTTCCACCGCCTACGAGAAGCTCCAAGTCGCTCACGAACTACGACGCCGGCCGATTATCGCTGCGGCATTTCAGGAAGGCAGCCTGTCGTACTCGGCTGTTCGCGTGATCACCCGTATCGAGAATCCGGATCCTGAGGTCGACGAGGCTCTCGTAGATCTGGCAGAGGCAGGAACCGTCGCCGATCTAGAAAAGGCGGCGCGCTTCTACAAGCTGCACGCCGACCAGGAGCGGCCGCTCCGGAGTCTGGCGCCACCTCAGACGCTTGGCGTGCGCTCGAACCGCGACGGGACCGCCACGCTTCAGATAACGCTGCCCGAAGTTGAGATCGAGGAGTTGCTCGCCATCGTGCGTGCCTTTGTCGATCGAGCGGATGCCTTTGGCAAGTCAAACTTCAGCGGACTATGGCCCGCTCCGGCTGTGGACGAGTCCGCAGCTGCGGAAAGCCCCGCTGACGATTGCGGGTTACACGACGAGGCTGTGGATGATTCCGCAGCTGCGGACTGCCAACTCGATCCCGCCGATGAGGCACCGTTGTGGACTCGAATGGCGCGGGCGTTCGTAGACATGGCGCGAGTCGCTCTTCAGCACATCGACGGCCCTCCAATAGCCGGCGCCGACCGTTACATGGTCCATCTAGTTGTTCAGGACGGCCATACCTTCATGCTCGACGGCACCCCGATTGAGGACGACCTTGCCAATCGGATCGCCTGCGAAGCGTCGACGGTTACTCACCTGGTCGGTGAGGGCGGCGAGCCGCTCGCTCTGGGTCGCAAGACCAGGGAATGGAGCACCGCTCAGAGGCGGGCCATCATCGTGAGAGACGGCGGCATATGCCGGTTCCCCGGCTGCACCCACCGCCAGTTCGTCGATATCCACCATCACCACTGGTGGTCGAAGGGTGGTCCCACCGACGTGGCCAACGGGTATCTCCAGTGCACTCACCATCATGACCTGATCCATAAGGGTGGGTACATCGTCGAAGGTGAACCAAACGGAGTTCTGACCTTCTACCGGCCTGACCGGACGCTCATCGGGACGAGCCAACCTCGCCGGCCAGTCGTAGCAGCGATCACTACCCACCAACCATGCGCCGGTTAA
- a CDS encoding ABC transporter substrate-binding protein, which yields MTPTSFTTREGAKRASALAVIGVLVAVLVAVSAAAGQNRLDRDRGARHLVVGPGVVSNSGSSSQSPGANESAGGSGASSGSGAAGAVSAASASSSSSSGSGPRIGSGPAVAGASGSQAVYDPGVTDTSITVGGSTFLSGPAAVYGDQLATGLQAALNVINSQGGVNGRKFKLILYDDGADPAKQLANTKRLVEVDHVFALTMIYAPGQLGQYVASQGVPVFTEGQFDEEFINPWWFATGGPQRSGSIAIAEKAAQMGAKKAAIFYLNAGGGNYTDAYAQTVAGDFQSLGISVAFTESMQPTQSDCTDGMTKASTQGVDFIDFELDVGHTIPCVLSAQEENYKPAKGWGGYLIGVPATPQGIGAYSAGMWAVDAFAPIYGNPTYLQAVHNVNPQVEAVSSPTAGMYTAAWLMASGIQQLGSDITRQRLRSVLNTFTDWVPSFLNPSDSQEPHYTFRPNCHVGLGSFYYLQVRQNPSNSSDYEFYQASPFQPFLVDKPASTNPLYTCRQAEP from the coding sequence ATGACACCAACCAGCTTCACCACGCGAGAAGGAGCGAAACGCGCCTCGGCGCTTGCCGTGATCGGTGTGTTGGTGGCGGTTCTGGTGGCTGTGTCTGCAGCCGCTGGGCAGAATCGGCTCGATCGCGATCGTGGGGCGCGGCACCTTGTGGTTGGGCCTGGCGTGGTGTCGAACAGCGGTTCATCGTCGCAATCGCCGGGCGCCAACGAGTCGGCCGGCGGCTCCGGCGCTTCGAGTGGTTCTGGAGCGGCCGGTGCGGTCTCGGCAGCGTCTGCGAGCTCGTCGTCGTCATCGGGATCGGGCCCCAGGATTGGATCCGGTCCTGCAGTCGCCGGGGCTTCCGGAAGTCAGGCGGTCTACGACCCGGGGGTCACCGACACATCGATAACCGTCGGCGGTTCAACGTTCCTGTCCGGACCCGCCGCGGTCTACGGGGATCAACTGGCGACCGGCCTCCAGGCCGCTCTCAACGTCATCAACTCGCAAGGAGGGGTCAACGGGCGGAAGTTCAAGCTGATCCTCTATGACGACGGGGCGGATCCCGCCAAGCAGCTCGCCAACACGAAGCGCCTCGTGGAAGTCGACCACGTCTTCGCCTTGACCATGATCTACGCCCCGGGACAACTGGGCCAGTACGTGGCTTCTCAAGGAGTCCCGGTCTTCACCGAGGGGCAGTTCGACGAAGAGTTCATCAACCCTTGGTGGTTTGCCACGGGCGGCCCTCAACGCTCCGGATCCATCGCCATCGCCGAAAAGGCGGCCCAGATGGGCGCAAAGAAGGCGGCGATCTTCTACCTCAACGCGGGCGGCGGCAATTACACCGACGCGTACGCCCAGACGGTTGCAGGGGACTTTCAATCACTCGGGATATCCGTCGCATTCACCGAGTCGATGCAACCGACCCAGAGCGACTGCACCGACGGCATGACCAAGGCCTCGACGCAGGGAGTCGACTTCATCGACTTCGAACTCGACGTCGGCCACACCATCCCCTGCGTTCTGTCGGCTCAAGAGGAGAATTACAAACCCGCCAAAGGCTGGGGCGGATACCTGATCGGAGTTCCCGCGACGCCGCAGGGAATCGGCGCCTACTCCGCCGGCATGTGGGCGGTCGACGCGTTCGCTCCCATCTACGGAAACCCGACGTACCTGCAAGCCGTCCACAATGTCAACCCGCAGGTAGAGGCCGTTTCGTCGCCGACTGCAGGCATGTACACGGCTGCGTGGCTAATGGCGTCGGGTATCCAGCAACTCGGCAGCGACATCACCCGGCAGCGACTCCGCTCGGTACTGAACACCTTCACCGACTGGGTGCCGTCGTTCCTGAATCCGTCCGACAGTCAGGAACCCCACTACACATTCCGGCCCAACTGCCACGTCGGCTTGGGCAGCTTCTACTACCTGCAGGTCCGCCAGAACCCAAGTAACTCCAGCGACTACGAGTTCTATCAGGCATCTCCTTTCCAGCCCTTCTTGGTTGACAAGCCAGCCTCGACCAACCCGCTGTACACCTGCAGGCAGGCCGAACCGTGA